The Flammeovirga yaeyamensis genome segment GACCTCAATTGGTCGGTATCGGGTCTGCAAATGGTGATCGTATCCGCGTCTTTAATTGCTGGTACTTTGATGGTAACCGCAGGACGTTTAGGCGATAAAATAGGGAAGAAAAAAGTATTTATCATCGGATCAATTATTTATACCGTTGGTCTGACGATAGTAGTTTTAGCACCCAATTCCACGATATTTAGTGTAGCATGGGCTTTGATTTGGCCTTTCGGTATGGTGTTGGTTATTCCGACATCCATTGCACTCATCATGTATTTCTACGATGGATCTCAAAGAGCTTCGGCATTTGCCATCTATGGAGCGGTACTATCAATTATCTCTGCTTTAGCACCAGTAATTGTAGGTTATTTAGCTTCTATCGTTTCATGGAGAATAGCACTAGGTTTATCACCTGCATTTGGTGTATTGACCATTTTAGCTGCTTTCACCTTACCAGAAACAGAAAAAGATTCATCCATTAAAATTGATATTCTATCAGTAGTATTATCAGTATTGGCTTTCGGTACCTTCTTGATTGCAACGACAATGGCATCGGAGTTCGGTTGGTTAATGGAGAAAAGACCATTTGATATTGGAGGGACAGTCATTCCTTTAGGAGGATTATCTATTGTGCCTGTGATGTATGCCATTGCAGTAGTATTATTGATTGTCTTCTTCAAGAGAGGAGCAGCGTTGACAGCCAAAGGAGAAACACCATTATTGAGTGCATCCATTTTGAAAAACATACCATTCTCTATCGGGATGACAATTCAAGCGTTATTGTACTTCTTGATTGCGGCAGTATTGTTTACGGTTTCAGTCTTTGTACAATCGGCAGCAGGTTTAGATTCTTTTGATACAGCATTGACCACTTTACCAATTTCAATTGGTGTAGCCTTCACCGCTTTCGGAACAGCAAGTTTAGGGGAGAAAATTTCTCCAAAATTGATCGTGATAGTTGGTTTTGCGATCATCTTAGGAGGATCATTCTTATTGACACAACAAACATCTGTGGAGATGACTTGGATGTCAACGATCTCAGGAGCGTTAGTGTTCGGTGTTGGTTGTGGTTTAGTGATGGCACAAATTGCCACATTAACGATGATCAAAGTACCTTCATCTCAGGATGGAGAGGCTTCTGGATTATCAGAGACCATGAAAGAGATTGTAGGTCAAGGATTCGCCATTGCCTTCGCAGGATCCATCTTATTCGGTTCGGTTTATTCGAATATGGTAGACGGTTACGAAACGACTGAGGAGCTTCAGTTATCGGAGACTGCCAAAGAAGAAATTATTATCGAATTAGAAGATACATTTATGGAAATTACTCCTGAGGAAGAGAAAGCTTGGGTACAGGAGGAGTTACCAGAAAAAACAAAAGCTGCGTATCAAGAGATCGTGAACAATTCTGCTGAGAAAGCTTTCACAGATACATTTATGATCATCAGTATCTTTACGGTGATTTCATTGATATTAAGTTTCTTCCTTCCAGGAAAAGAAAAGTAAAAATAATTAGAGGTTGACTCAGTATTCTTGAGTTAACCTCTAACATAATATATTCTCGTTGAGAGCTTCGAAAAGATGTCTCGACGAATAAAGTATTATCTATCCTAAACACAAAAGCAAATGAAACAGTTTAAAGGTGTATCGATTATCGATACAGACGGCGAGAAAAAAGAATTTATTATTGGTGCTCCTTTTTTAGGAGATGAAGCAAGAGAGATTGAAGAAGTCTATGTTGAAGATTGGCATCAATATCCTCTTGTTGTTGTGAAAACAAGTTTAGGAGAGCAACATTTTGCTGATGTTGAATACGAAATTTTATACGAAGAATAAAAAAATAAATAATACGATCCATTCAATCCACGCATTCAAAACTTATTATGAAATATCAAAAATTAGCCTTTTTAAAATCAGGTAGTCCTAAATCAGACGAAGCTTTTCAGTTATTGACTTCAGTACATAAAAACTATTCAGTCGATGAAGCTGATGTCGTAGTTGCTTTAGGTGGAGATGGCTTCCTTTTACAAGTACTTCATACCTATCCAGGTTTAGATAAACCTGTATTCGGTATGAACAGAGGAACTTTAGGCTTTTTATTGAATGAGTACAAGGATGATGTGGATTTATTAGAACGTATCAATCATTCTCAAGATGTGCATTTATGTCCAATTTCTGTGGATATCGAAGACGATCAGGGAGAGCATTTTCATTATAAAGCCTATAATGAAGTGTCGGTGATCAGATATTCTGGGCAGAGTGCAAATCTTGAGATTTCTGTCAATGGAAAGGTTGCATTAGACATGCTAAATGCGGATGGTGTTTTAGTAGCTACTCCAGCAGGATCAACTGCTTATAACTTTTCAGCACATGGTCCAAT includes the following:
- a CDS encoding MFS transporter — protein: MSTQDKMNWKPLIVIILSMVMMYITSFSINVLIGPIVQDLNWSVSGLQMVIVSASLIAGTLMVTAGRLGDKIGKKKVFIIGSIIYTVGLTIVVLAPNSTIFSVAWALIWPFGMVLVIPTSIALIMYFYDGSQRASAFAIYGAVLSIISALAPVIVGYLASIVSWRIALGLSPAFGVLTILAAFTLPETEKDSSIKIDILSVVLSVLAFGTFLIATTMASEFGWLMEKRPFDIGGTVIPLGGLSIVPVMYAIAVVLLIVFFKRGAALTAKGETPLLSASILKNIPFSIGMTIQALLYFLIAAVLFTVSVFVQSAAGLDSFDTALTTLPISIGVAFTAFGTASLGEKISPKLIVIVGFAIILGGSFLLTQQTSVEMTWMSTISGALVFGVGCGLVMAQIATLTMIKVPSSQDGEASGLSETMKEIVGQGFAIAFAGSILFGSVYSNMVDGYETTEELQLSETAKEEIIIELEDTFMEITPEEEKAWVQEELPEKTKAAYQEIVNNSAEKAFTDTFMIISIFTVISLILSFFLPGKEK
- a CDS encoding NAD kinase codes for the protein MKYQKLAFLKSGSPKSDEAFQLLTSVHKNYSVDEADVVVALGGDGFLLQVLHTYPGLDKPVFGMNRGTLGFLLNEYKDDVDLLERINHSQDVHLCPISVDIEDDQGEHFHYKAYNEVSVIRYSGQSANLEISVNGKVALDMLNADGVLVATPAGSTAYNFSAHGPIIPLNANLLALTPVSPFRPRRWKGALLPNDVVIEIKNLDPQKRPIGAAADSKEVKNAVHAKVWQDKKDTRHLLFDKDQSLEDRILLEQFSI